A portion of the Sphingobacterium spiritivorum genome contains these proteins:
- a CDS encoding SusC/RagA family TonB-linked outer membrane protein has translation MKNLLFRKQLDSRQEKARLRQLLLTMKITVILSLVFMTCVHADSVAQKVSLSLKNAKLEEVFSSISKQTKYRFLYEDEVIRNAKPVNVDLKGASVESALSNVLNSSDYSFKIIAGTITVNKITPVASRNLDIQRPVTGTIKDENGRPLAGATVSVKGSSTSTSTNDQGFFSINAASNATLVVRFVGFNPREISVSGRSSIEIQLSNEDKALEEVVITGLGAKIDRRLFTGATAKVNMEDIELGGLPDPSRALEGRVAGVIVQNTTGTFGTAPKIRVRGATSIYGNSKPLWVIDGMIIEDVADVGTDDLSSGDAMTLISSAVAGLNANDIESFQILKDGSATSIYGARAMGGVIVVTTKKGKAGVNSFNYSGEYTFRQKPSYSTFNIMNSQEQMAFYQFLEQRGWLNMSNVVSRSESGVYGKMYDLINSGQLENTEAARNAYLREAEYRNTNWFDQLFDNNVMQNHSLSMRSGTEKAQYYTSMSAVVDPGWAKQSKVKRYTALLNASYSLLDNLKLSLNSNGSYRDQRAPGTLGRSTDVVSMEVKRDFDINPYAYALNTSRTLDANDFYRRNYAPFNILHELENNYMDIDAADIRFQGDLKWKVIKSVELGVLGAVRYQQASQQHHIKDQSNQALAYRSAPTTFIRDANPFLYTDPTDPYAVPEIIMPAGGIYNRTDNKMMYNLFRFTAEYNQTFQEKHRVYVFAGAETEATERNNNWFRAWGLQYDLGEIPFVDYRIFKKGQEQNTDYYSIRNTRNRQAAFYATANYSYDNRYSINGTFRYEGTNRLGRSTTARWMPTWNVSGLWNVHEEQFFKDLESPISNLAFKGSYSLTADRGPAFVTNSKIIIKSYNPWRPNTSDKESGLEIETLENSELTYEKKYELNLGASLGLFQNRVSVDVDYYTRNNHDLIGRIPTQGLGGEILKYGNVAKMKSQGLEVAIGATLIKNDNFSWISTLNYTRATNKVTDFLSRSTVSELISGTGFAVEGYPVRSLFSIPLNRISPNGLPIYNYVNGEETTTGVYFQKRDELDFLKYEGPTDPTDVGGFSNVFNYKNFKLDIFLTYSFGNVVRLDPVYRTAYTDLKATTREFWDSWSAPGEENITNVPVIIDNRFIRNNSEYSYAYNAYNYSTVNIASGDFIRLKNVSLSYSLPKNIANSFKLSSLGIRFNAINPWLIYADKRLNGQDPEFVNAGGVALPIARQYTLTLNLGL, from the coding sequence ATGAAAAACTTATTATTTCGCAAACAGCTTGATTCGCGTCAGGAAAAAGCTCGTTTGCGCCAATTATTACTAACCATGAAAATTACGGTTATACTATCATTGGTTTTTATGACTTGTGTACATGCTGATAGTGTGGCTCAGAAAGTATCCCTGTCATTGAAAAACGCAAAATTGGAGGAAGTGTTTTCATCCATCTCTAAACAAACTAAATACAGATTCTTGTATGAAGATGAGGTGATTAGAAATGCTAAGCCCGTAAATGTAGACTTAAAAGGTGCTTCTGTAGAGAGCGCACTTTCTAATGTTCTGAATAGCTCTGACTATTCTTTTAAAATAATTGCAGGAACAATTACTGTTAATAAGATTACACCTGTAGCAAGTCGGAATCTTGATATTCAAAGACCTGTGACCGGAACAATCAAAGATGAGAATGGCAGACCACTTGCCGGAGCAACAGTTTCTGTAAAAGGTTCTTCGACTTCAACAAGTACTAATGATCAGGGATTTTTCTCTATCAATGCAGCGTCTAATGCTACTTTGGTAGTTCGTTTTGTCGGATTCAATCCAAGAGAAATCAGTGTATCAGGACGTTCTTCTATAGAAATACAATTATCTAATGAAGATAAAGCTTTAGAAGAAGTCGTTATTACAGGTCTTGGAGCCAAGATAGATAGAAGATTATTTACAGGAGCGACTGCCAAGGTAAATATGGAAGATATTGAATTGGGAGGTTTGCCTGATCCATCCAGAGCATTGGAAGGTAGGGTTGCCGGTGTTATTGTTCAGAATACAACAGGTACATTCGGTACGGCTCCTAAGATCAGAGTACGTGGTGCAACATCTATTTATGGTAATTCAAAACCTTTATGGGTTATTGACGGAATGATTATAGAGGATGTAGCAGATGTGGGTACTGATGATTTGTCTTCTGGTGATGCTATGACATTGATCAGTTCGGCTGTAGCTGGTCTTAACGCTAATGATATCGAATCTTTTCAAATCTTAAAAGATGGTTCAGCAACTTCTATCTATGGTGCACGTGCCATGGGAGGGGTTATCGTTGTAACGACTAAAAAAGGTAAAGCAGGTGTAAATTCATTCAACTATTCAGGTGAATATACTTTTAGACAAAAGCCTTCTTATAGCACATTCAATATTATGAATTCGCAGGAACAAATGGCGTTTTACCAATTCTTAGAACAAAGAGGTTGGCTGAATATGTCTAATGTTGTTTCTCGCTCTGAAAGCGGTGTTTATGGAAAGATGTACGATCTGATTAATTCAGGTCAATTAGAGAATACAGAGGCAGCCCGTAATGCGTATCTACGAGAGGCAGAGTATAGAAATACAAATTGGTTTGATCAATTGTTTGATAACAATGTAATGCAAAATCATTCTTTGAGCATGAGATCTGGTACCGAAAAAGCACAATATTATACCTCTATGAGTGCTGTAGTTGATCCGGGATGGGCAAAACAAAGTAAGGTAAAGAGATATACAGCTCTCCTTAATGCATCATACAGTTTATTAGATAATCTTAAATTATCCCTCAATTCAAACGGATCATACAGAGATCAGCGAGCTCCGGGTACATTAGGTAGATCTACAGATGTGGTATCGATGGAAGTAAAACGTGATTTTGATATTAATCCATATGCTTATGCATTGAATACGTCAAGAACATTAGATGCTAATGATTTTTACCGCCGGAACTATGCTCCGTTTAATATTCTTCATGAATTAGAGAATAATTATATGGATATTGATGCTGCCGACATAAGATTTCAGGGAGATCTTAAATGGAAAGTGATTAAGTCTGTGGAATTGGGAGTGTTGGGTGCCGTAAGATATCAACAAGCATCTCAGCAACATCATATAAAAGATCAATCTAATCAAGCCTTAGCATATCGTTCTGCGCCAACTACTTTTATACGTGATGCTAATCCATTCTTGTATACGGATCCAACAGACCCTTATGCAGTACCTGAAATTATCATGCCTGCGGGAGGTATATATAATCGTACTGATAATAAGATGATGTATAATTTATTCCGATTTACAGCAGAATATAATCAGACATTCCAGGAAAAACACAGAGTGTATGTTTTTGCCGGAGCTGAAACTGAAGCAACTGAAAGAAATAACAACTGGTTCAGAGCCTGGGGACTTCAATATGATTTAGGGGAGATTCCTTTTGTTGATTACAGAATATTCAAAAAAGGTCAGGAGCAGAATACAGATTATTATTCTATTAGAAATACCAGAAACAGACAAGCTGCATTCTACGCTACAGCAAATTATTCTTACGATAATCGTTATTCCATTAATGGTACCTTCCGTTATGAAGGAACAAACCGTTTGGGTAGATCCACAACAGCAAGATGGATGCCGACATGGAACGTTTCCGGTTTATGGAATGTTCATGAAGAACAATTCTTTAAGGATTTGGAATCTCCCATCAGTAATTTGGCATTCAAAGGATCTTACAGCTTAACCGCAGACAGAGGGCCTGCATTCGTAACAAACTCTAAAATTATTATAAAAAGTTATAATCCTTGGAGACCTAATACCTCAGATAAAGAAAGTGGTTTAGAGATTGAAACATTAGAAAACTCAGAATTAACGTATGAGAAGAAATATGAGTTGAACTTAGGAGCTTCATTAGGATTATTTCAAAATAGAGTATCTGTAGATGTGGATTATTACACCAGAAACAATCATGATCTGATCGGTCGTATTCCTACTCAGGGATTAGGTGGTGAGATCCTTAAATATGGTAACGTTGCGAAAATGAAATCCCAAGGTCTTGAGGTTGCAATTGGAGCTACTCTAATTAAGAATGATAATTTTAGCTGGATATCAACGCTTAACTATACAAGAGCTACCAATAAAGTCACTGACTTCTTAAGTAGAAGTACAGTTTCTGAATTGATCTCCGGAACAGGCTTTGCAGTAGAAGGTTATCCTGTACGTTCGTTGTTCTCGATTCCTTTGAATCGTATTTCTCCAAACGGACTTCCAATTTATAATTATGTTAATGGGGAGGAAACAACTACTGGTGTTTATTTCCAAAAGAGAGATGAGTTGGATTTCTTAAAATATGAAGGTCCTACAGATCCAACAGATGTCGGAGGTTTTTCCAACGTATTTAATTACAAAAACTTTAAATTGGATATCTTCCTGACCTACTCGTTTGGGAATGTTGTGAGATTAGATCCTGTCTACAGAACAGCGTATACAGACTTAAAGGCTACAACTCGTGAATTCTGGGATTCATGGTCTGCTCCAGGAGAGGAAAACATTACAAATGTTCCTGTTATTATTGATAACCGTTTTATTAGAAATAATAGTGAGTACTCTTATGCTTATAACGCCTATAATTATTCAACAGTAAATATTGCTTCAGGAGATTTTATACGATTGAAAAATGTTTCATTATCGTATTCTTTACCTAAGAATATTGCAAACTCCTTTAAACTGTCATCTTTAGGAATAAGATTTAATGCAATTAACCCATGGTTGATTTATGCAGACAAACGTTTAAATGGTCAGGATCCTGAGTTTGTTAACGCAGGAGGTGTTGCTTTGCCAATTGCAAGACAATATACCTTGACACTTAATTTAGGACTTTAA
- a CDS encoding FecR family protein → MKRNHFYTSQLVKKYLRNQLSEQETIDFREWMASDHKNRDFVETFKNSETIEEDLNFIHDVDVDAAWDKVNAKQRKKYKPNYYIYTAVAALLAICFSLSWIWLNQQGEDVAHKSIVADTTGKYKNDVLPGTSGAHLILADGSHVDVSDTKTISKDAKVEGSKDGIRYVDAGAAKLMVYNTLVVPKASFFRIELSDGTKVWVNAVSKLKFPVQFSGNERRVYLEGEAYFEVAKDASRPFIVEAGGNSIKVLGTHFNVNSYSKAVKTTLVEGKVEVSNGEMSTLLLPGESALSTDQSVKKSKSDFRKELAWKNNEFYFKGDNIAYIAAELSRWYDLDVSFIGQIEFDKGYSGSIERNVNLSQVLEMLRYVSHLDFDVDGKKLTIINKHINRKTMEK, encoded by the coding sequence ATGAAAAGAAACCATTTTTATACTAGCCAATTAGTCAAAAAGTACCTCAGAAATCAGCTTTCTGAGCAGGAAACTATTGATTTCAGAGAATGGATGGCTTCTGATCATAAGAACAGAGATTTTGTTGAGACATTTAAAAATTCGGAGACAATAGAGGAGGATCTTAATTTTATACATGATGTAGATGTAGATGCAGCGTGGGATAAAGTAAACGCAAAGCAGAGAAAAAAGTATAAACCAAACTATTATATCTATACCGCTGTTGCGGCACTTCTGGCTATTTGTTTTTCTTTATCATGGATCTGGTTAAATCAGCAGGGTGAAGATGTTGCCCATAAGTCTATTGTTGCTGATACCACCGGCAAATACAAAAATGATGTTCTTCCGGGTACAAGTGGCGCACATCTTATTCTGGCAGACGGAAGTCATGTGGATGTGTCGGATACAAAAACAATTTCCAAAGATGCTAAAGTGGAAGGCAGTAAAGACGGGATACGGTATGTAGATGCCGGAGCTGCAAAATTGATGGTCTATAATACGCTTGTAGTACCCAAGGCCAGTTTTTTTAGAATTGAGCTTTCAGATGGTACTAAGGTTTGGGTTAATGCAGTTTCGAAATTGAAATTTCCTGTTCAGTTCTCCGGAAATGAACGTAGAGTCTACTTAGAGGGAGAAGCTTATTTTGAAGTTGCCAAAGATGCTTCGAGACCTTTTATTGTAGAGGCAGGTGGAAATTCCATAAAAGTACTCGGTACACACTTTAATGTGAATTCTTACTCAAAAGCAGTAAAAACTACTTTGGTAGAAGGAAAAGTAGAAGTGTCTAATGGTGAAATGAGTACACTGTTATTACCTGGAGAATCAGCATTATCTACAGATCAATCGGTTAAAAAATCGAAATCAGATTTTAGAAAAGAGCTTGCCTGGAAAAATAATGAATTCTATTTTAAAGGAGATAATATAGCCTATATAGCAGCGGAATTGTCCAGATGGTATGATTTGGATGTTTCGTTTATTGGTCAGATCGAATTTGATAAAGGATATTCGGGAAGTATAGAAAGAAATGTCAACCTGAGTCAGGTCTTAGAAATGCTGCGTTACGTTAGTCATCTTGACTTTGACGTAGATGGAAAGAAACTAACAATTATTAACAAACATATAAACAGAAAAACTATGGAAAAATGA
- a CDS encoding RNA polymerase sigma-70 factor, which produces MKREPNEYIFKKYYPRLCHFAWKQLGVKSQAEDVVQDAFCAYFNQQENVSSEEHAIKNFLYTAVRFSCYNIHRREKIQQRYWMLNPIKEEEESQVEHSLIFSEVIADVYRVVAEMPKSCQHVFRMGYLEGLSNLEIAEKLDISVNTVKTQKQRGMKTLLAKLDPELLAVFLLLFSIK; this is translated from the coding sequence ATGAAAAGAGAGCCTAACGAATATATATTCAAAAAATATTATCCTCGCCTTTGTCATTTTGCGTGGAAGCAGCTTGGAGTTAAATCTCAGGCCGAAGATGTCGTGCAGGATGCTTTCTGTGCTTACTTTAATCAACAGGAAAATGTATCAAGTGAAGAGCATGCTATAAAAAACTTTTTGTACACCGCTGTTCGGTTTTCTTGTTACAATATTCATCGGAGAGAAAAAATTCAACAACGTTACTGGATGCTCAACCCGATCAAAGAAGAAGAGGAAAGCCAGGTGGAGCACTCTCTTATTTTTTCGGAGGTAATTGCAGATGTTTATCGCGTCGTTGCTGAGATGCCTAAATCTTGTCAGCATGTTTTCCGTATGGGCTATCTTGAAGGTCTTTCTAACCTGGAAATAGCCGAAAAACTCGATATTAGTGTTAATACGGTAAAAACTCAGAAGCAAAGAGGAATGAAAACACTATTAGCCAAACTGGATCCGGAGCTTTTGGCTGTTTTTCTTCTTTTGTTCAGTATTAAATAA
- a CDS encoding lactonase family protein, with the protein MNTLRTCLIPMIFLCALLIPSAGIAQTNVPLFVGTYTQPGKSKGIYIYDFNQKSRQANLLSTTFCNNPSFLAKSKDGKTLYAVSEKNDGTESLSAYHFDGKQLTFLNKVNVGGADPCHVSLSHTDPIAVVSNYSGGSFAVFRLNTDGSIASRDTLVQHSGKGADPSRQDKPHVHSAFFAPDFKSVFVQDLGTDRISIYPVKQTNGVYGVGVPSVIHTLAGGGPRHIAIAKDGKSFYLVTEMTAKVVAYAKKKDKWEVIQEVDINRAGFTGGNGAADIKLSPDGKFVYATNRGDANVITAYKVLKDGKLIVVDTYNVGGKGPRNFNFSPDGQSILIGNQSTDNVTLFKRNIAKGSLQKVEPDLNIFSPVCIVF; encoded by the coding sequence ATGAATACTTTAAGAACCTGTCTGATACCAATGATCTTTTTATGTGCTCTATTAATACCTTCTGCAGGAATCGCCCAGACAAATGTTCCCCTTTTTGTAGGGACATATACGCAGCCGGGAAAAAGCAAAGGAATATACATATATGATTTTAATCAAAAGAGCCGGCAAGCTAACCTGCTGAGTACAACCTTTTGTAACAATCCCTCCTTTTTGGCAAAAAGTAAAGATGGAAAGACCCTTTATGCGGTAAGTGAAAAGAATGATGGTACAGAAAGTCTTTCCGCTTATCATTTTGACGGGAAACAATTAACATTTTTAAACAAAGTAAATGTGGGAGGAGCGGATCCCTGTCATGTTTCCCTGAGTCATACTGATCCAATTGCCGTTGTTTCAAACTATTCAGGTGGGTCTTTCGCAGTTTTCAGGTTGAATACCGATGGAAGTATTGCTTCGAGAGATACTCTTGTGCAGCATAGTGGCAAAGGAGCGGACCCTTCCCGCCAGGACAAGCCGCATGTACATTCAGCATTCTTTGCTCCGGATTTTAAGTCTGTATTTGTGCAGGATTTAGGTACTGATCGAATCAGTATTTATCCTGTAAAGCAAACTAATGGAGTCTACGGTGTAGGAGTACCTTCTGTCATCCATACTCTGGCTGGGGGCGGGCCACGTCATATCGCTATTGCTAAAGATGGCAAGTCATTTTATCTGGTCACAGAGATGACAGCAAAAGTTGTTGCATATGCAAAGAAGAAAGATAAATGGGAAGTTATACAGGAAGTCGATATAAACAGAGCCGGATTTACTGGAGGAAACGGTGCTGCAGATATAAAGCTTTCTCCGGACGGAAAATTTGTGTATGCTACTAATAGAGGAGATGCAAATGTAATCACTGCTTATAAAGTTTTAAAAGACGGAAAGCTAATAGTTGTTGATACATATAATGTCGGAGGTAAGGGGCCACGTAATTTTAATTTTTCTCCTGACGGCCAGTCAATTCTGATCGGAAACCAGTCTACAGATAACGTAACGCTATTTAAACGTAATATCGCCAAGGGTTCGTTACAGAAAGTAGAACCCGATCTAAATATTTTTTCTCCGGTCTGTATTGTTTTTTGA
- a CDS encoding peptidylprolyl isomerase — MIKQLCVLLFCVLGSVNLTFAQGKIVDRVVATVGANIILQSDIDMQYSQNLAQGMSPNEDFKCYILQQLLTQKLLAQQAVLDSIEVSESEVDDNLNNRLNVMTRQAGGKERLESFLNRSLLQYKEEMRTSVAEQLKAQKMQQNIVQKIDVTPLEVKRYFEGLDKDSLPYFDTEVEIGEIVMYPVLTKEEKETSRKRAEDLRKQIVDGSDFGTIARLYSEDKGSAVAGGDLGFSTRDNYVKEFSAVAFKLKPGEISQVFETEYGFHFLQVLERRGEEVRARHILISIKPTNASLERTKVKMDSLYQKLINKKIDFYNAATQYSDNKETKFNGGMVTDQNRSTLIPVNKLEASVFTAIDPLKAGEYSQPTLFQEEGPAGKSGYRISFLKTRIPPHKANLDQDFSKIKEAASEDKTRRKLSEWFESRRTNTFIAINDDFHKCDDLKIWIKPIENASANIAK; from the coding sequence ATGATCAAACAGTTATGTGTGTTACTATTTTGTGTGTTGGGAAGTGTAAACCTCACTTTCGCACAGGGCAAAATAGTAGACAGAGTGGTGGCTACAGTGGGAGCTAATATCATATTGCAATCAGATATAGATATGCAGTATTCTCAAAACTTAGCTCAGGGAATGAGTCCTAACGAAGATTTCAAATGCTATATTCTTCAACAGTTATTAACACAAAAGCTTCTTGCGCAACAGGCAGTACTGGATTCGATTGAAGTATCCGAATCTGAAGTGGATGATAATCTCAACAACCGTCTTAATGTGATGACCCGTCAGGCAGGAGGAAAAGAAAGGTTGGAAAGTTTTCTGAACAGATCTCTGTTACAGTATAAAGAAGAAATGCGTACCAGTGTGGCAGAACAATTGAAAGCTCAGAAAATGCAGCAGAATATTGTTCAGAAAATCGATGTTACTCCTTTGGAGGTCAAAAGATATTTTGAAGGTCTGGACAAAGACAGTCTGCCTTACTTTGACACCGAAGTTGAAATCGGAGAAATCGTCATGTATCCGGTACTCACTAAAGAAGAAAAAGAAACATCCCGCAAGCGAGCTGAAGATCTTCGCAAACAAATTGTGGATGGTTCGGATTTCGGAACAATAGCAAGACTGTATTCCGAGGATAAGGGATCTGCTGTTGCTGGTGGAGATCTTGGATTCTCGACCCGTGATAATTATGTAAAAGAATTTTCTGCAGTTGCCTTTAAACTGAAACCAGGAGAGATCTCTCAGGTATTCGAGACAGAATACGGTTTCCATTTCCTGCAAGTACTGGAAAGAAGAGGTGAAGAAGTTCGTGCAAGGCATATTTTGATCTCCATCAAACCGACCAATGCAAGTCTGGAGCGCACAAAAGTAAAAATGGACAGCTTGTACCAAAAGCTGATCAATAAGAAAATAGATTTTTATAATGCAGCGACGCAATATTCAGACAATAAGGAAACGAAATTTAACGGTGGTATGGTTACTGATCAGAACAGATCTACACTAATACCTGTTAATAAACTGGAGGCAAGTGTATTTACAGCCATCGATCCTTTAAAAGCCGGAGAATACTCTCAACCTACCCTTTTTCAGGAAGAAGGTCCTGCAGGTAAGAGTGGTTACCGCATCAGTTTTCTAAAGACAAGAATTCCCCCTCATAAGGCTAATCTTGATCAGGATTTTTCAAAAATAAAAGAAGCCGCTTCGGAAGACAAAACCAGAAGAAAGTTAAGCGAATGGTTTGAGAGCAGAAGAACGAATACATTTATTGCTATCAATGATGATTTTCATAAGTGCGACGATCTTAAAATCTGGATCAAACCTATAGAAAATGCTTCGGCAAATATCGCAAAATAA
- a CDS encoding DUF4440 domain-containing protein: MKFWTTVAVATALTFQTYNSQAQLPDKVGSLITVDRDAAKLSQSSSPHQAFLSIVDKESVFFTPSAVNAFNYLNNRPNIADVMSWDPNFVLVSRSQDWGVTSGAMEFQKVGAIKRYGQYLTVWKRNKKGVWKVNFRAEVENYGKQKASDLIYYEPDDNWYLKHRSKVRLGQREDVVMQSDKLFSTVLKANNPTAYGEFLTDDVKFLYPWQDPMEGKKDVMAFLKKQRVEIHTNPTNVGRAYSGEYAYTYGTADVITKDKTVKYNYIRIWQLKDDYQWKVMIEMMFER, translated from the coding sequence ATGAAATTTTGGACAACAGTAGCTGTAGCCACAGCTTTAACTTTTCAAACCTATAACAGCCAGGCTCAATTGCCGGATAAAGTTGGAAGTCTGATTACGGTAGATCGGGATGCAGCTAAATTATCACAATCCAGTAGCCCTCATCAGGCTTTCTTGTCTATTGTAGATAAAGAATCTGTCTTTTTCACACCTTCCGCAGTAAATGCTTTCAATTATCTCAATAACAGACCCAATATTGCGGATGTCATGAGCTGGGATCCTAATTTTGTATTGGTATCCCGTAGTCAGGATTGGGGAGTGACCAGCGGAGCTATGGAGTTTCAGAAAGTTGGTGCAATAAAGCGTTACGGGCAATATCTGACGGTCTGGAAAAGAAATAAAAAAGGGGTATGGAAGGTTAACTTCAGAGCCGAAGTAGAGAACTATGGTAAGCAGAAAGCCTCAGATTTGATCTATTATGAGCCGGATGACAACTGGTACCTTAAGCATCGTTCGAAAGTAAGATTGGGTCAGCGTGAAGATGTAGTAATGCAGAGTGATAAGCTGTTCTCCACCGTTTTAAAAGCAAATAATCCTACAGCATACGGAGAATTCCTGACAGATGATGTTAAGTTTCTGTATCCATGGCAGGATCCGATGGAAGGAAAGAAAGATGTAATGGCATTCCTGAAAAAACAACGTGTAGAGATTCATACTAATCCGACAAACGTAGGTCGTGCATACAGTGGTGAATATGCGTATACCTATGGTACTGCAGACGTAATTACTAAAGATAAAACCGTTAAATATAATTATATCCGTATCTGGCAGCTGAAAGATGACTATCAGTGGAAGGTGATGATTGAGATGATGTTTGAGCGGTAA
- the cysS gene encoding cysteine--tRNA ligase — MENNLVLYNTISRKKEKFNPIHPSMVGMYVCGPTVYSDVHLGNCRTFVSFDLIFRYLLHLGYKVRYVRNITDAGHLEGDRDEGDDKFAKKAKLEQLEPMEIVQKYTIGFHDVLRLFNTLPPSIEPTATGHISEQIEMIKQIIDNGYAYEVNGTVYFDVEKYVQKYDYTVLTNRKLEDMLNNTRELGGQDEKRGRLDFALWIKAKPEHIMRWPAPWSTGFPGWHIECSAMSNKYLGAQFDIHGGGMDLAATHHTNEIAQSEACNHTSPARYWMHTNMLTVNGARMSKSSGNGFLPQELFTGNHPLLERGYSPMAVRFFMLQAHYRSTLDFSNEALDAADKGFKRLMNAIALLNKITPSKATSGFNLEDIRKNCYAAMDDDFNSPILIAELFEVVRVINSIYDGKATINQKGLDELKAFMKDFVEDILGLNDDSNAGTDNMDELMNVIINIRNSAKQNKDFATSDRIREELSSIGIQLKDSKDGTLWNKI, encoded by the coding sequence ATGGAAAATAATCTAGTTCTTTATAATACAATAAGCAGAAAGAAAGAGAAATTTAATCCTATTCACCCTTCCATGGTAGGGATGTATGTGTGTGGACCCACCGTGTACAGTGATGTACATTTAGGAAACTGCCGCACATTTGTGTCATTCGATCTGATATTCCGTTACCTGTTACATCTGGGCTATAAAGTACGTTATGTACGTAATATTACTGATGCCGGACATTTGGAAGGAGACAGAGATGAAGGGGATGATAAATTTGCGAAAAAAGCTAAGCTGGAGCAATTGGAGCCAATGGAAATCGTACAAAAGTATACTATTGGTTTTCATGATGTACTTCGCTTGTTTAACACGCTTCCCCCAAGTATTGAGCCTACAGCTACAGGCCATATTTCAGAACAGATTGAGATGATCAAACAGATCATTGATAACGGTTATGCTTATGAAGTGAATGGCACCGTTTATTTTGACGTGGAGAAATATGTTCAAAAATACGATTATACTGTTCTGACCAATCGTAAACTGGAAGATATGTTGAACAACACGCGTGAATTAGGCGGGCAGGATGAGAAAAGGGGACGTTTGGATTTTGCCCTTTGGATCAAGGCAAAACCTGAGCATATTATGCGCTGGCCGGCACCATGGAGTACAGGCTTTCCTGGGTGGCATATTGAATGCTCGGCGATGAGCAATAAATATCTGGGAGCACAGTTTGATATACATGGCGGAGGAATGGATCTGGCTGCTACTCATCATACCAATGAGATCGCTCAATCAGAAGCATGTAATCACACCAGTCCGGCGCGTTACTGGATGCATACTAATATGCTGACAGTTAACGGAGCACGGATGTCCAAATCTTCCGGTAACGGATTTTTGCCTCAGGAATTGTTTACAGGGAATCATCCGCTTCTGGAAAGAGGTTATTCTCCGATGGCAGTCCGCTTCTTCATGTTGCAGGCACATTACAGAAGTACATTGGACTTCTCAAATGAAGCTCTGGATGCTGCGGATAAAGGATTTAAGCGATTGATGAATGCTATCGCACTATTGAATAAGATCACGCCTTCTAAAGCTACTTCCGGATTTAATCTGGAAGATATACGTAAAAACTGCTATGCAGCTATGGACGATGATTTCAACAGTCCTATATTGATTGCAGAACTTTTTGAGGTTGTGCGTGTCATCAACTCTATTTATGATGGTAAAGCTACCATTAATCAAAAGGGATTGGATGAACTCAAAGCCTTTATGAAAGACTTTGTTGAAGATATTCTGGGGTTGAATGATGATAGCAATGCAGGGACAGATAATATGGATGAACTGATGAATGTGATTATTAATATCCGTAATTCAGCCAAACAGAATAAAGATTTCGCAACATCAGATCGTATCCGTGAAGAGTTGTCCTCTATAGGTATACAATTGAAAGACAGTAAAGACGGAACACTTTGGAATAAGATTTGA